A stretch of Clostridium sp. BJN0001 DNA encodes these proteins:
- a CDS encoding cation-translocating P-type ATPase has translation MKSYYSTSPDEILKEFNVNSSKGLSSTEAKETLDKVGENVLNEGNKKSILSIFLDQFRDLLVIILIIAALISAVTGNIESTIVIIAVITMNSILGTVQYVKAEQSLDSLKALSSPSAKVIRDGEKIEIDSKYVVPGDILLLEAGDMVPADGRILENFSLKVNESSLTGESESVDKTSETLHKEGVALGDQVNMVFSSSLVTYGRATILITKTGMNSELGKIASLMEDTKEKETPLQVSLDNFSKKLAIAIMAICIVVFLLTIYRGTPIIEALMFAVALAVAAIPEALSSIVTIVLAIGTQSMAKQHAVIKKLKAVEGLGCVSVICSDKTGTLTQNKMTVKKYYVNDTLINTDKIDINDENQKLLMEASILCNDSTCQSGNEIGDPTETALVNVGHIFNVDEISLRDKFKRISEIPFDSDRKLMSTLNACDSTNLMFTKGAVDVLSLRLKSILTKDGIRDITSDDKEKIADMNQNLSSKGLRVLAFGYKILNDSEEISLDDEKDFIFIGLIAMIDPPREESKLAVADCIKASIKPVMITGDHKVTASAIAKEIGIFKDGDMAVDGPSIDKMSDEYLSENLEKISVYARVSPEHKIRIVKAWQKKNNIVAMTGDGVNDAPALKQADIGIAMGITGTDVSKDAASMILTDDNFATIVKAVINGRNIYSNIKNSIKFLLSGNISGILSVLYASLLALPIPFAAVHLLFINLLTDSLPAIAIGMEKSNRNVLNDKPRSSKESILTKDFLIDISVQGIIIAIFTMLSYHIGLNISHGTAMTMAFSTLCIARLFHGFNCRGKEPITKLGLLTNKYSIMAFFAGLILVDSVLLIPALQNLFEITPLISQNFWMIHLNAFIPTVIIQIVKIIREKTCKNEQCK, from the coding sequence TTGAAATCTTATTACAGTACATCCCCTGATGAAATTTTAAAAGAATTTAATGTAAATTCTTCTAAAGGTCTCAGTTCTACTGAGGCAAAAGAAACTCTAGACAAAGTTGGGGAAAATGTTTTAAACGAAGGGAATAAAAAATCAATATTATCAATATTTTTAGATCAGTTTAGAGATCTTCTTGTTATTATCTTAATAATAGCTGCCTTAATTTCTGCTGTAACTGGAAATATTGAAAGCACAATCGTAATAATTGCCGTAATAACTATGAATTCTATTTTAGGAACAGTCCAATATGTAAAAGCTGAACAGTCTTTAGACAGTCTTAAAGCTCTCTCTTCTCCTTCTGCAAAAGTTATAAGAGATGGAGAAAAGATTGAAATTGATTCTAAATACGTAGTTCCAGGAGATATACTTCTTCTTGAAGCAGGAGACATGGTTCCAGCAGATGGAAGAATTTTAGAGAACTTCTCACTTAAAGTAAACGAGTCTTCTCTTACTGGTGAATCTGAAAGTGTCGATAAGACTTCAGAAACATTACATAAAGAAGGTGTAGCTTTAGGAGATCAGGTAAATATGGTTTTCTCAAGTTCTCTCGTTACTTATGGACGTGCCACTATCTTAATAACTAAAACTGGTATGAATAGCGAACTTGGAAAAATAGCATCACTTATGGAAGATACAAAGGAAAAGGAAACCCCTCTTCAAGTATCTCTTGATAATTTTTCAAAGAAGCTTGCAATAGCAATAATGGCAATATGTATCGTAGTATTTCTTCTTACTATCTATAGAGGAACTCCTATAATTGAAGCACTTATGTTTGCTGTTGCACTTGCTGTTGCTGCAATTCCTGAAGCTTTAAGTTCAATTGTTACTATCGTTCTTGCAATAGGAACACAATCAATGGCAAAACAACATGCAGTAATTAAAAAATTAAAAGCTGTTGAAGGACTTGGCTGCGTTTCTGTAATATGTTCAGATAAAACAGGAACACTTACTCAAAACAAGATGACAGTAAAAAAATATTATGTGAATGACACGCTTATTAATACCGATAAGATTGATATAAATGATGAAAATCAAAAGCTTCTTATGGAAGCATCAATTTTATGTAATGATTCAACCTGTCAAAGTGGAAATGAAATAGGAGATCCTACAGAAACAGCTCTTGTAAATGTAGGACACATTTTTAATGTTGATGAAATTAGTTTGCGTGACAAATTTAAGAGAATATCTGAAATTCCATTTGATTCAGATAGAAAATTAATGAGTACATTAAACGCATGTGATTCAACTAATTTAATGTTTACTAAAGGTGCTGTTGATGTTTTATCACTTAGACTTAAATCAATCTTAACTAAAGATGGAATACGTGACATTACATCAGATGATAAAGAAAAAATCGCTGATATGAATCAAAATCTTTCATCTAAAGGCTTAAGAGTTCTAGCTTTTGGATATAAAATTTTAAATGATTCTGAAGAAATTTCTTTAGATGATGAAAAAGATTTTATATTTATAGGTCTTATAGCAATGATAGATCCTCCAAGAGAAGAATCAAAACTTGCAGTTGCAGACTGTATAAAAGCTTCAATAAAACCAGTAATGATAACAGGAGACCACAAAGTTACAGCTTCTGCAATAGCAAAAGAAATTGGAATATTTAAAGATGGTGATATGGCAGTTGATGGTCCTTCAATTGATAAGATGTCTGATGAATACTTATCAGAAAATCTTGAAAAAATTTCAGTTTATGCGCGTGTATCTCCAGAACATAAAATAAGAATAGTAAAAGCATGGCAGAAGAAAAATAATATAGTTGCTATGACAGGTGATGGAGTAAATGATGCTCCTGCATTAAAACAAGCTGATATAGGAATTGCAATGGGTATTACAGGAACTGATGTTTCAAAAGATGCTGCATCAATGATTCTTACAGATGATAACTTTGCAACTATCGTAAAGGCAGTAATAAACGGAAGAAACATATATTCTAACATTAAAAACTCAATAAAATTCCTTTTATCTGGAAACATTTCAGGAATTTTATCAGTATTATATGCATCACTGCTCGCTCTTCCAATACCATTTGCAGCAGTTCATCTTCTTTTCATAAACCTTTTAACAGACAGCCTTCCAGCAATAGCTATAGGAATGGAAAAATCAAACAGAAATGTTTTAAATGATAAGCCTAGATCTTCTAAAGAATCTATTCTTACAAAAGATTTCTTAATAGATATATCAGTACAAGGTATAATAATTGCAATATTTACAATGCTTTCATATCATATAGGACTTAATATATCACATGGAACTGCTATGACAATGGCATTTAGTACACTATGTATAGCAAGGCTTTTCCACGGATTTAACTGTAGAGGAAAAGAGCCTATTACAAAATTAGGACTTTTAACAAATAAATATAGCATAATGGCATTTTTCGCAGGACTTATTCTTGTAGATTCTGTACTTTTAATTCCAGCTCTTCAGAATCTTTTTGAAATAACTCCACTTATTTCTCAAAATTTCTGGATGATTCATTTAAATGCCTTTATACCAACTGTTATAATACAAATTGTTAAGATTATAAGAGAAAAAACATGTAAAAATGAACAATGCAAATGA
- the hydE gene encoding [FeFe] hydrogenase H-cluster radical SAM maturase HydE — translation MNKLILKAQKSHLLSKSEIISILKDDSINEELFKAADNMREKYLNNFVHLRGLIEFTNICKRNCMYCGLRRENKKIKRYRLSEDQIFDFASKAVSYGYRTIVLQGGEDDYFTKEKMVSIIKKIKSLNVALTLSLGEKTFEEYKAFKEAGADRYLIRIETTDKNLYEKMDPGMSFENRKKCIENLKILGYEVGTGTLVGLPGQTIESIADDILYFKEINADMIGIGPFIPNMDTPLKDAKGGTLTLSLKMIAIIRLLLPDINIPATTAMESLQKNGREKALLSGANVVMPNVTEGHFRKLYALYPGKICTGDTPSQCRHCISGKILTLNRVVSDNFGFRGDKK, via the coding sequence ATGAACAAATTAATTTTAAAAGCACAGAAGAGCCATTTACTTTCAAAGAGTGAAATTATATCTATTTTGAAAGATGATAGTATAAATGAAGAATTATTTAAAGCTGCTGATAATATGCGAGAAAAATATTTAAATAATTTTGTCCATTTAAGAGGACTAATTGAATTTACAAATATCTGCAAAAGAAATTGTATGTATTGTGGACTTAGGCGTGAAAATAAGAAAATTAAAAGATATAGACTTAGTGAAGATCAAATTTTTGATTTTGCATCAAAAGCTGTAAGTTATGGATATAGAACAATCGTGCTTCAAGGTGGTGAGGATGATTATTTTACAAAAGAAAAAATGGTAAGCATAATAAAAAAAATAAAATCGTTAAATGTTGCACTCACATTAAGCCTTGGCGAAAAAACTTTTGAAGAATATAAAGCTTTTAAAGAAGCCGGTGCAGATAGGTACTTAATACGCATAGAAACTACTGACAAAAATCTTTATGAAAAAATGGATCCCGGCATGAGTTTTGAAAATAGGAAAAAATGTATAGAAAACTTAAAGATATTAGGATATGAAGTGGGTACAGGTACTCTTGTAGGACTTCCAGGTCAAACAATTGAATCTATTGCTGATGATATATTATATTTTAAGGAAATTAATGCCGATATGATAGGAATAGGACCTTTTATACCTAATATGGACACCCCTCTTAAAGATGCTAAAGGTGGGACTTTAACTCTGTCTCTAAAAATGATAGCTATTATAAGGCTTCTGCTTCCTGATATAAATATTCCTGCAACTACTGCTATGGAATCACTCCAGAAAAATGGACGTGAAAAAGCACTTTTAAGTGGTGCAAATGTTGTAATGCCAAATGTAACAGAAGGACATTTTAGAAAACTTTATGCACTATATCCAGGAAAAATATGCACAGGTGATACACCCTCACAATGTCGTCATTGCATAAGCGGCAAGATCCTTACGCTTAATAGGGTTGTCTCAGATAATTTTGGATTTAGAGGAGATAAAAAATAA
- a CDS encoding DUF350 domain-containing protein: MDAFMNDAVHSIVFGIIGIVFLILGYGFFDIILKKIDFSEELKNKNVAVAIVIAGFLIALGIVIAAVVA, from the coding sequence ATGGATGCTTTTATGAATGATGCTGTACACAGCATTGTATTCGGAATAATAGGAATTGTTTTTCTTATTTTGGGATATGGCTTTTTTGATATAATACTTAAAAAAATAGATTTTAGTGAAGAACTTAAGAATAAAAATGTTGCGGTTGCTATAGTAATTGCAGGTTTTTTGATTGCTTTAGGAATTGTAATAGCAGCAGTTGTAGCGTAG